The Rhodocytophaga rosea genome has a segment encoding these proteins:
- the serS gene encoding serine--tRNA ligase, whose amino-acid sequence MLQLQYIRENKETVIKGLQKKRFAQAETSVDQLIELDRRRRETQSEMDATLAKSNNLAKEIGALMKAGKKEEAEKNKSETGQLKTRSKELSDGLEKIEQELQALLVTLPNLPHSSVPEGKTAEDNETVYQHGGIPELTESALPHWDLIKKYDIIDFELGVKISGAGFPVYKGKGARIQRAMINFFLDEALKAGYYEIQPPIVVNEASGFGTGQLPDKEGQMYFASADGLYLIPTAEVPITNIYRDVILNESDLPVKNVGYTPCFRREAGSWGAHVRGLNRLHQFDKVEIVQVQKPDNSYKALEEMSKHIQSLLQKLELPYRVLRLCGGDMGFTSALTYDMEVYSAAQKRWLEVSSVSNFETFQANRLKLRYRDENKKTQLLHTLNGSALALPRILAAILENNQSEKGIAVPKVLQPYTGFDRID is encoded by the coding sequence ATGCTGCAACTTCAATACATCCGGGAAAACAAAGAGACAGTGATTAAAGGACTGCAAAAAAAGCGGTTTGCCCAGGCAGAAACCTCCGTAGATCAACTGATTGAACTGGACCGCCGCCGCCGGGAAACACAGTCAGAAATGGATGCTACCTTAGCCAAGTCTAATAACCTAGCCAAGGAAATAGGTGCGTTGATGAAAGCCGGTAAGAAAGAAGAAGCAGAAAAAAATAAATCAGAAACTGGTCAGTTAAAAACCAGGTCAAAAGAACTGTCGGATGGACTGGAAAAGATCGAGCAGGAATTACAGGCTTTGCTCGTAACCTTACCCAATTTGCCTCATAGCAGTGTTCCGGAAGGAAAAACGGCTGAGGATAATGAAACTGTGTATCAGCATGGTGGTATACCAGAATTGACTGAGTCTGCTTTGCCCCACTGGGACCTGATCAAGAAGTACGATATTATTGATTTTGAGCTGGGTGTGAAAATCAGTGGCGCAGGTTTTCCAGTGTATAAAGGCAAAGGTGCACGTATTCAGCGGGCGATGATTAATTTTTTCCTGGATGAAGCCTTAAAAGCCGGATATTATGAAATTCAGCCGCCCATTGTGGTAAATGAAGCTTCTGGTTTTGGTACCGGACAGTTGCCGGATAAGGAAGGCCAGATGTATTTTGCTTCAGCAGATGGCTTGTACCTGATCCCGACAGCAGAAGTGCCTATTACCAATATTTACCGGGATGTTATTCTCAATGAGTCTGATCTGCCTGTTAAAAATGTAGGATATACACCTTGTTTCCGGAGAGAAGCCGGTTCCTGGGGGGCTCATGTGCGGGGCTTAAACCGCCTGCATCAGTTTGACAAAGTTGAAATTGTGCAGGTACAAAAGCCTGATAATTCTTATAAGGCGCTGGAAGAAATGAGTAAACATATACAAAGCTTATTGCAGAAACTGGAGTTACCTTACCGGGTCCTCAGGTTATGCGGCGGCGATATGGGCTTTACTTCTGCGCTGACCTATGATATGGAGGTATATTCTGCTGCCCAGAAACGCTGGCTGGAGGTGAGTTCAGTAAGTAATTTTGAGACTTTCCAGGCAAACCGCTTAAAACTCCGGTACCGGGATGAGAACAAAAAAACACAGCTCTTGCATACGCTGAATGGAAGTGCCTTGGCTTTGCCCCGGATTCTGGCCGCTATTCTGGAAAATAACCAGTCGGAGAAGGGAATTGCTGTGCCTAAAGTATTACAGCCTTACACTGGCTTTGATAGGATTGATTAA
- a CDS encoding 3-oxoacyl-ACP synthase, with translation MTSDSTIAIKKQLLQICIDHQLKRVEHARKAMDDAQQSANSEERSTAGDKYDTSRAMSQNVRNMNAKQLQEALKDLATLQQINPQISPLAVCVGSVVKTTAGNYFIAISGGPYTVLKETYYSVSTAAPLGQILLGKKAGDTFLFRGKTFSISALF, from the coding sequence ATGACCTCTGACTCAACTATTGCCATAAAGAAACAACTTCTGCAAATCTGTATAGATCACCAGCTCAAACGGGTAGAACATGCCCGGAAGGCAATGGACGATGCCCAGCAGTCGGCAAATAGCGAAGAGAGAAGTACAGCCGGCGATAAATATGATACCTCCAGGGCCATGAGCCAGAATGTGCGGAATATGAATGCCAAACAATTGCAGGAAGCGCTGAAAGACCTGGCTACTTTACAGCAGATTAATCCGCAGATTAGTCCGCTGGCGGTATGTGTAGGAAGCGTGGTGAAAACTACAGCTGGAAATTATTTTATAGCTATTAGTGGAGGGCCTTATACAGTATTAAAAGAAACGTACTATTCGGTTTCAACCGCGGCTCCCTTAGGACAGATTTTACTGGGCAAAAAAGCAGGAGATACTTTTCTATTCCGGGGAAAAACATTCAGTATTTCGGCACTTTTCTAA
- a CDS encoding DUF481 domain-containing protein, whose translation MFTPAYLRRIIPSSRQFYGLCISFLICFSASGQILNIEKDRIDSDTANVWLGNIGLTFNTRSQQVQVLTFNAFSNVVYLSRKHSYIFISNNNLIRIKGQDVISDGYGHFRIHFLRRKKLSAETFAQAQYDESRGMHERELAGAGIRYHIHHSDQLNLAAGLGAMYEHERWALEGNDSTTSVVKSTNYFSLHWKISKHAEFNFINYYQARFSAFFHPRIISDASLIISINRHFAFTTRFVATYDALPVIPVNKYVYSLTNGLVFRF comes from the coding sequence ATGTTTACGCCTGCATACCTGCGCCGGATTATACCTTCTTCCAGACAATTTTATGGATTATGTATTAGTTTTCTGATATGTTTTTCAGCTTCCGGCCAGATTCTGAATATTGAAAAAGACCGCATAGACAGTGATACAGCCAATGTATGGCTGGGCAATATCGGGCTTACCTTTAATACCCGTAGCCAGCAGGTGCAGGTGCTTACTTTTAATGCTTTTTCCAATGTGGTATATCTTTCCCGCAAGCATAGTTATATTTTTATCAGCAACAACAACCTGATCCGCATCAAAGGCCAGGATGTAATCAGCGATGGCTACGGGCATTTCCGCATTCATTTTCTGAGGCGTAAAAAGTTGTCGGCTGAAACATTTGCACAAGCCCAGTACGACGAAAGCCGGGGTATGCACGAACGGGAGCTAGCTGGTGCAGGTATCCGCTATCACATTCACCACTCCGATCAGTTGAACCTGGCGGCAGGTTTGGGAGCTATGTATGAACACGAACGATGGGCACTGGAAGGGAATGATTCTACTACTTCAGTTGTAAAATCAACAAATTATTTTTCGCTGCACTGGAAAATAAGCAAGCATGCGGAGTTCAACTTCATCAATTACTATCAGGCAAGATTTTCGGCTTTTTTCCATCCCCGGATTATCAGTGATGCCAGCCTGATTATTTCTATTAACCGGCATTTTGCATTTACCACCCGTTTTGTGGCTACTTATGATGCCTTGCCTGTTATTCCGGTAAATAAATATGTGTATTCACTTACCAATGGCCTTGTGTTCAGGTTTTGA
- a CDS encoding GNAT family N-acetyltransferase translates to MSNTPIHIRSGRKEDIPAVFALVQELALFEKAPHEVDNTVERMLEDGFSENPVFGFLVAELNGVVVGISLYYFRYSTWKGKRLYLEDIIITEEHRSKGIGKLLFKATMDTAKELNCNGMSWQVLDWNTPAIEFYKKFNANFDQGWINCSLSGEQLGVKV, encoded by the coding sequence ATGAGTAATACCCCTATTCACATACGCTCTGGCCGCAAAGAAGACATTCCGGCTGTGTTTGCCCTCGTACAAGAACTGGCTTTATTTGAGAAAGCACCTCACGAAGTAGACAACACGGTAGAACGCATGCTGGAGGATGGGTTTAGCGAAAACCCAGTGTTTGGTTTTCTGGTAGCTGAGCTGAATGGAGTGGTTGTGGGCATTTCCTTATATTATTTCCGCTATTCTACCTGGAAAGGAAAAAGATTATACCTGGAAGATATTATCATAACTGAAGAGCATCGCAGCAAGGGAATTGGCAAACTATTATTTAAAGCTACGATGGATACGGCCAAAGAACTCAACTGCAATGGCATGTCCTGGCAGGTACTCGACTGGAATACACCTGCCATTGAGTTTTACAAGAAGTTTAACGCTAATTTTGACCAGGGCTGGATCAATTGCAGCCTGAGTGGTGAGCAATTAGGGGTGAAAGTGTAA
- a CDS encoding tetratricopeptide repeat protein, with protein MAKKIIDASGSKLMEKPVTPAAEGKSSEEIFQKLQRNRNIVIGLAGALILIVGGWIGFNYYKNTQNQEAQSLMFPAVYHFETDSLKKALDGDGLHEGLTAIADDYGMTKAGNLANFYVGVSYLKQGKFDEAINYLKDFSSSDVLVQARAYSLIGDAYMEKNQVADAVSYYEKAANYEPNEFFTPQYLTKLAIAQEVSKNNEAAIASYNKIIETYPNSSEAANAKKFKAKLEGLAGK; from the coding sequence ATGGCTAAGAAAATTATTGACGCATCCGGCTCTAAATTAATGGAAAAACCAGTTACGCCGGCTGCTGAAGGGAAGAGCAGCGAAGAAATCTTTCAGAAACTTCAACGGAATAGAAACATTGTCATTGGGTTGGCAGGCGCTCTCATTTTGATTGTAGGCGGCTGGATCGGGTTTAATTATTACAAAAACACTCAAAATCAGGAGGCGCAGAGCTTAATGTTTCCGGCTGTATACCATTTTGAAACAGATTCACTGAAAAAAGCCTTAGATGGTGATGGGTTGCACGAAGGATTAACTGCTATTGCCGATGATTATGGCATGACCAAAGCTGGCAACCTGGCTAATTTTTATGTGGGTGTATCTTACCTGAAACAAGGTAAATTTGATGAAGCTATTAATTACCTGAAAGATTTTAGTTCTTCCGATGTATTAGTCCAGGCACGGGCCTACTCACTGATCGGGGATGCTTATATGGAAAAAAATCAGGTAGCAGATGCCGTTAGTTACTATGAAAAAGCAGCCAACTACGAGCCAAATGAATTTTTTACGCCACAATATCTGACTAAGCTGGCTATTGCACAGGAAGTGAGTAAAAACAATGAAGCGGCTATTGCAAGCTACAACAAAATTATTGAAACCTATCCGAACTCTTCGGAAGCAGCCAATGCTAAAAAATTTAAAGCCAAACTAGAGGGTTTAGCCGGTAAATAA
- a CDS encoding hydroxypyruvate isomerase family protein: MSSTSSRRSALLKIASGTALLSTTMSISTRVNASEQSLGAALKGKINHSVCRWCYDKIAFEDLCKAGKEMGLQSVELTGPEEWPILKKYGLTSAMPWGAGKGIEKGFNDPQYHAELIESFESIFPKLANAGLNKVICFSGNRNGMDDEKGIENCAIGLKKLMKSAEKYKVTMVMELLNSKVNHKDYMCDHTAWGVDLCKAVGSENFKLLYDIYHMQIMEGDVIRTIKDNHQYIAHYHTGGVPGRNEIDESQELYYPAIMKAIVDTGYKGFVGQEFIPKREDKLASLKQGVTICDI; the protein is encoded by the coding sequence ATGAGCTCAACATCTTCCCGCAGGTCAGCTTTGCTGAAAATTGCCAGTGGCACTGCCTTACTCTCTACAACTATGTCTATATCTACTCGTGTAAATGCCTCAGAACAGTCGCTTGGAGCAGCGCTGAAAGGGAAGATAAACCATTCGGTATGCCGCTGGTGCTACGATAAAATTGCTTTTGAAGACTTATGTAAAGCTGGTAAAGAAATGGGCCTGCAGTCTGTGGAACTTACCGGTCCGGAAGAATGGCCGATTTTGAAAAAATATGGCCTTACTTCTGCTATGCCCTGGGGTGCTGGTAAAGGCATTGAAAAAGGTTTTAATGATCCGCAATACCATGCGGAGCTTATAGAGAGTTTCGAATCTATTTTTCCTAAACTGGCCAATGCCGGTTTAAATAAAGTAATTTGTTTTTCGGGTAACCGCAATGGAATGGACGATGAAAAAGGAATTGAGAATTGTGCCATTGGTTTGAAAAAACTGATGAAATCTGCTGAGAAATACAAAGTAACTATGGTGATGGAACTGCTCAACAGCAAGGTGAACCACAAAGATTATATGTGCGATCATACGGCATGGGGCGTAGATTTATGCAAAGCCGTAGGTTCTGAGAATTTCAAACTTCTCTACGATATCTACCATATGCAGATCATGGAAGGCGACGTAATCCGGACTATTAAAGATAATCACCAGTATATTGCGCATTATCATACTGGAGGTGTACCAGGCCGCAATGAGATTGATGAAAGCCAGGAGCTGTATTATCCGGCCATTATGAAGGCCATTGTTGACACTGGTTATAAAGGGTTTGTGGGCCAGGAGTTTATACCCAAACGTGAAGATAAACTGGCTTCTCTGAAACAGGGTGTTACGATCTGTGACATATAG
- a CDS encoding bi-domain-containing oxidoreductase, whose protein sequence is MKQIIQSFKTGETILEEVPRPQVKKGYILVKTHRSLVSLGTERMLVEFGKSNLLEKARQQPDKVKMVLDKIKADGLMPTLEAVFTKLGEPLPLGYCNAGEVLEVGEGVYDFKPGDRVASNGPHAEFVSVPKNLAAHIPDTVSYEEATFTVIGAIGLQGIRLANPTLGETVVVSGLGLIGLIAAELLVANGCTVIGFDFDTQKVALAKGKGILAYNLAEGIDPVKTVMDATQGVGTDAVIITASTKSNEVISQSAQMSRKRGRIVLVGVIGLDISRADFYEKELSFQVSCSYGPGRYDDDYEKRGIDYPLPFVRWTENRNFQTVLQAISTGRLDVKRLITEQVALEEYQKIYKNIGGSQSIASILTYPAISNNSTAVHINKKSETFPKQNKATLAIIGAGNFTKMTMLPAFGKLDADLKYIVSAAGVSGTHLAKKHNIRISSTSYDDVLQDTEVNAVLITTQHNLHAQMTVQALQAGKHVFVEKPLVLTQPELEQVMQTYQSSGKSVVVGFNRRFSPFIQKAKSVLSSSQEPMNIVITANAGFIPASHWTHHMAIGGGRIIGEACHFIDLLAYLAGSEISWVSASAMGKHPAENADNVSILLKCKNGSQGVVNYFANGHKAYAKERLELYSQGRVLILDNFRKMEGFGFKGFSSMSSKQDKGHKHQFESYIRFLKDGGEPPVTFSQIINSTRASFAAVQSFLSGEPVKIGD, encoded by the coding sequence ATGAAACAAATCATCCAGTCCTTTAAGACAGGGGAAACCATATTGGAAGAGGTGCCCAGGCCGCAGGTCAAAAAAGGATATATTCTTGTTAAAACACACCGCTCGCTGGTTTCATTAGGTACTGAACGTATGCTGGTGGAATTTGGCAAATCTAATTTACTCGAGAAAGCACGCCAGCAACCAGATAAAGTAAAAATGGTGCTGGATAAAATCAAAGCCGATGGGCTGATGCCAACTTTGGAAGCAGTATTTACCAAATTAGGCGAACCGCTGCCTTTGGGCTATTGTAATGCCGGTGAAGTGCTGGAAGTAGGAGAGGGTGTGTACGATTTTAAACCCGGCGACAGGGTAGCTTCTAACGGACCTCATGCGGAATTTGTAAGTGTTCCAAAAAATCTAGCAGCCCATATTCCTGATACTGTTTCCTATGAGGAAGCTACTTTCACAGTGATTGGTGCTATTGGCCTGCAAGGAATCCGGCTGGCAAATCCGACACTGGGCGAAACAGTGGTGGTGTCAGGCTTAGGTCTCATCGGATTGATCGCTGCTGAATTGCTGGTAGCCAATGGATGTACCGTAATAGGCTTTGATTTTGATACCCAGAAAGTAGCATTAGCGAAAGGAAAAGGTATTCTGGCATATAATTTAGCAGAAGGCATTGACCCAGTAAAAACAGTAATGGATGCCACACAAGGGGTTGGAACTGATGCGGTAATTATTACGGCTTCTACCAAGAGCAATGAAGTAATTTCGCAGTCGGCACAGATGAGCCGCAAACGAGGGAGGATTGTACTCGTAGGGGTGATTGGTTTAGACATCAGCCGGGCAGATTTTTATGAGAAGGAGCTCAGTTTCCAGGTTTCCTGCTCTTATGGCCCGGGTAGGTATGACGATGACTATGAAAAACGGGGCATAGATTACCCATTGCCTTTTGTCCGCTGGACCGAAAATCGCAATTTTCAAACGGTGCTGCAAGCCATTTCTACCGGAAGGCTCGATGTAAAACGGCTTATTACTGAGCAAGTAGCTTTAGAAGAGTATCAGAAAATTTACAAAAATATTGGTGGCAGCCAGTCTATTGCCTCTATTCTTACATATCCAGCCATTTCTAATAATAGCACAGCCGTTCACATTAATAAAAAGAGCGAAACTTTTCCAAAGCAAAATAAAGCGACCCTGGCGATTATCGGAGCTGGCAATTTCACCAAAATGACCATGCTGCCGGCCTTTGGTAAACTGGATGCTGATCTTAAATACATTGTAAGCGCAGCCGGTGTAAGCGGAACACACCTGGCTAAAAAACACAATATCCGCATCAGCAGCACCAGTTACGACGATGTATTGCAGGACACAGAAGTGAATGCTGTTCTCATTACTACCCAGCATAATCTGCATGCGCAGATGACAGTTCAAGCTCTGCAGGCCGGAAAACATGTATTTGTAGAAAAACCTCTTGTATTAACTCAACCAGAACTGGAACAGGTCATGCAAACGTACCAAAGCTCTGGAAAATCTGTAGTGGTGGGATTTAACCGGCGGTTTTCTCCGTTTATCCAAAAGGCAAAATCGGTATTAAGTTCCTCCCAGGAACCTATGAATATTGTTATTACAGCCAATGCTGGTTTTATTCCCGCCAGTCACTGGACGCACCATATGGCGATAGGAGGTGGCCGGATCATTGGTGAAGCCTGTCATTTTATTGACCTGCTCGCTTACCTGGCAGGTAGTGAAATAAGCTGGGTAAGCGCTTCTGCTATGGGAAAACATCCGGCTGAAAATGCAGATAATGTATCTATCTTACTCAAATGTAAAAACGGATCGCAAGGGGTAGTGAATTATTTTGCCAATGGCCATAAAGCCTATGCCAAAGAAAGACTGGAACTCTATTCGCAGGGAAGGGTACTTATTCTGGATAATTTCAGGAAGATGGAAGGCTTTGGATTTAAAGGTTTTTCTTCGATGAGCAGCAAACAGGATAAAGGGCATAAACATCAGTTTGAAAGCTATATCCGGTTTTTGAAAGATGGTGGAGAACCTCCTGTTACTTTTTCTCAGATTATTAATTCAACCAGAGCTTCTTTTGCAGCTGTGCAATCATTTTTGTCAGGAGAGCCGGTAAAAATTGGGGATTAA
- a CDS encoding aspartate kinase — MRVLKFGGTSVGKPERMHEVARLITKDTHRKVVVLSAVSGTTNSLINIGDLIARSAHEAAFEAIGTLHESYKTFVKTLYKTPQGLAAGEAVITKHFDFIRSLAEKPFSIKESKELVAEGELISTQLFFAYLQEQQIKAALLPALDFMRIDADEEPIISFAEEHLSEAIASHPGTEIFITQGFICLNVHDEVDNLKRGGSDYTASLIGAAIRADEVQIWTDIDGMHNNDPRIVKKTFPIAELSFDEAAELAYFGAKILHPFTIRPAKLYNIPVRLLNTMQPEAQGTLIAHHTIEKDIKAIAAKDGIIAIKIRSSRMLLAYGFLRKIFEVFEKYKTPVDMITTSEVAVSLTIDNPTYVEQIVEEIRAFGHVEVDKNQSIICIVGNFGSDKQGIVAKVFNSMKQIPVRMISYGGSNHNVSILVDTNQKNETLNALNDGLF, encoded by the coding sequence ATGAGAGTTTTAAAATTTGGAGGCACCTCGGTAGGGAAGCCTGAGCGTATGCACGAAGTAGCCCGTTTAATTACCAAAGATACCCATAGAAAAGTAGTAGTATTGTCGGCCGTATCCGGCACGACCAATAGCCTGATTAACATCGGCGACCTTATTGCCCGTTCAGCACATGAAGCTGCTTTCGAGGCTATCGGGACTTTACATGAGAGCTATAAAACATTTGTCAAAACTTTATATAAAACACCACAAGGTCTGGCTGCCGGAGAAGCGGTGATTACCAAACATTTTGATTTTATCCGTTCGCTGGCAGAAAAACCTTTTTCTATCAAAGAAAGCAAAGAACTGGTGGCAGAGGGCGAATTGATTTCTACGCAGCTGTTTTTTGCCTATTTACAGGAACAGCAAATTAAAGCCGCCTTATTACCTGCCCTCGATTTTATGCGCATTGATGCTGACGAAGAGCCTATTATCAGCTTTGCGGAAGAACACCTCTCTGAAGCGATTGCCTCTCATCCTGGCACAGAAATTTTTATTACCCAGGGATTTATCTGCCTGAATGTGCATGACGAGGTGGATAATCTGAAAAGAGGAGGCAGTGATTATACTGCTTCTTTGATCGGAGCGGCCATCCGGGCCGATGAAGTGCAGATCTGGACAGATATTGATGGTATGCACAATAATGATCCCCGGATTGTAAAGAAAACCTTCCCGATTGCAGAGCTTTCCTTTGATGAGGCAGCAGAACTTGCCTACTTTGGAGCCAAAATCCTGCATCCATTTACTATTCGTCCGGCAAAATTGTACAATATCCCGGTACGTCTTCTCAATACCATGCAGCCAGAAGCGCAAGGCACACTCATTGCCCATCATACCATCGAGAAAGACATTAAAGCGATTGCGGCTAAAGATGGGATTATTGCCATTAAAATACGTTCCAGCCGGATGCTACTTGCCTATGGCTTTCTGAGAAAAATCTTCGAAGTGTTTGAAAAATACAAAACTCCGGTGGATATGATTACTACCTCAGAAGTAGCTGTTTCGCTTACCATTGATAATCCGACTTATGTGGAGCAAATCGTAGAGGAAATTCGTGCATTCGGACATGTAGAGGTAGACAAGAACCAGTCGATCATCTGTATTGTAGGAAATTTTGGGTCTGATAAACAAGGTATTGTAGCAAAGGTTTTCAATTCTATGAAGCAAATTCCGGTGCGTATGATTTCTTATGGCGGCAGCAATCATAATGTGTCTATACTGGTAGACACCAATCAAAAAAATGAAACCCTGAATGCATTAAACGACGGATTGTTTTAA
- the ribH gene encoding 6,7-dimethyl-8-ribityllumazine synthase: MATSLKNLSDYSSANITNISSRKFAIIVSEWNTEVTEALYQGAYQTLLKEGAVVENIIRKNVPGSYELSLAAQWMAQQTDIEAVICLGCVIQGETKHFDFICNAVAYGLTEVSLKYNKPVIFGVLTPNNQEQAMDRAGGKHGNKGDEAAITAIKMLGF, translated from the coding sequence ATGGCCACTTCCTTAAAGAACCTCAGCGACTACTCCTCTGCCAATATTACTAATATATCTTCCAGAAAATTTGCCATCATCGTTTCTGAGTGGAACACCGAAGTAACCGAAGCCTTATATCAGGGTGCTTACCAGACTTTACTGAAAGAGGGAGCTGTAGTAGAAAATATCATCCGAAAGAACGTACCTGGGAGTTATGAGTTAAGTCTGGCGGCCCAATGGATGGCGCAACAAACTGATATAGAGGCGGTCATTTGCCTGGGATGCGTGATTCAGGGAGAAACAAAGCATTTCGATTTTATCTGCAATGCGGTAGCGTATGGTTTAACAGAAGTATCTCTCAAATACAATAAGCCTGTCATTTTTGGGGTGCTTACACCCAACAATCAGGAGCAGGCGATGGATAGGGCAGGTGGAAAACATGGCAATAAGGGAGATGAAGCCGCTATTACAGCTATCAAAATGCTTGGATTCTAG
- a CDS encoding 3-keto-disaccharide hydrolase has protein sequence MENPEKSAQKDNELTAAEKKAGWKLLFDGKTTKGWHTYLKKGEEISPKWKVENGTLMLTDGGAGDIVTDEEFGDFELEMEWKIAEGGNSGIMYHVHEDPKFKATYATGPEVQVLDDARHPDAKQGKNGNRVAGSLYDMLPPTTNVTKPAGQFNKVRIVIKDGKAEHYMNSTKVVEYPTTGPEWEKMVNDSKFKGWEGFGKYSKGHIALQDHGNVVTFKNIKIRPL, from the coding sequence ATGGAAAATCCGGAAAAATCTGCTCAAAAGGACAATGAATTGACGGCTGCTGAGAAAAAAGCCGGCTGGAAATTGTTGTTCGATGGCAAAACCACCAAAGGCTGGCATACTTATTTAAAGAAAGGTGAGGAAATTTCCCCCAAATGGAAAGTAGAAAACGGAACTCTTATGCTGACTGATGGTGGTGCCGGGGATATAGTGACTGATGAAGAGTTTGGCGATTTTGAACTGGAAATGGAATGGAAAATTGCCGAGGGTGGCAACAGTGGTATTATGTATCATGTACATGAAGATCCCAAATTCAAAGCAACCTATGCTACTGGCCCTGAAGTACAGGTACTCGACGATGCCAGACACCCGGATGCTAAACAAGGCAAAAACGGAAACCGGGTAGCCGGTTCCTTATACGACATGCTGCCACCTACCACCAATGTCACTAAACCTGCCGGTCAATTCAATAAAGTACGTATTGTGATAAAAGATGGAAAAGCTGAGCATTACATGAATAGTACGAAAGTAGTAGAATATCCTACTACTGGCCCAGAATGGGAAAAAATGGTAAACGATAGTAAATTTAAAGGCTGGGAAGGTTTTGGAAAGTATAGCAAAGGCCATATCGCCCTACAAGATCATGGGAATGTGGTTACTTTCAAAAATATAAAGATCAGACCTTTGTAA
- a CDS encoding sugar phosphate isomerase/epimerase family protein: MKTIKGPAIFLAQFLGDQAPFNSLPSIAKWAADLGYVGIQIPTWAPNMIDLEKAANSKTYADEIKGIVNEAGVQITELSTHLQGQLVAVHPTYASMFDGFAPANLAGKPKEQQEWATNQLKMAAKASQNLGLTAHVTFSGSLLWWFMYPWPQRPAGLVDTAFTELAKRWKPILDAFDEAGVNVGYELHPGEDLFDGITFEMFLEKVNNHPRAGINYDPSHFVLQQLDYAQFIDFYHERIYAFHVKDAEFNPTGKQGVYSGYQGWVNRAGRFRSLGDGQVDFGTIFSKLAQYDYDSWAVLEWECAIKHPEQGAKEGAPFIESHIIRVTERAFDDFAGTGTDEAFNRKVIGIQ, from the coding sequence ATGAAAACAATTAAAGGACCTGCTATTTTTCTAGCCCAGTTTTTGGGTGACCAAGCCCCATTCAATTCCTTGCCATCTATTGCCAAATGGGCAGCTGACCTGGGTTATGTAGGCATACAAATTCCTACCTGGGCTCCAAACATGATAGATCTGGAAAAAGCGGCGAATAGCAAAACATATGCAGACGAAATTAAAGGCATTGTAAACGAAGCTGGCGTTCAGATTACTGAACTATCTACTCACTTGCAAGGGCAGCTGGTAGCAGTACATCCAACGTATGCCTCTATGTTTGACGGCTTTGCTCCGGCAAATCTGGCTGGAAAACCCAAAGAACAACAGGAATGGGCTACTAATCAATTAAAAATGGCTGCAAAAGCCAGTCAGAATCTGGGATTAACTGCACACGTTACCTTTTCGGGTTCATTACTATGGTGGTTTATGTATCCCTGGCCTCAGCGTCCGGCTGGCCTGGTGGATACCGCTTTTACAGAACTGGCCAAACGCTGGAAACCTATTCTGGATGCCTTTGATGAAGCCGGTGTTAATGTGGGTTATGAACTGCATCCGGGCGAAGATCTCTTTGATGGCATTACTTTCGAAATGTTCCTTGAAAAAGTAAACAACCACCCACGGGCAGGCATTAATTATGATCCCAGCCACTTTGTGCTCCAGCAACTGGATTATGCGCAGTTTATTGATTTCTATCATGAGCGTATTTATGCTTTCCACGTAAAAGATGCTGAATTCAATCCTACCGGCAAGCAAGGCGTATACAGCGGTTATCAGGGCTGGGTAAACCGGGCAGGACGTTTCCGTTCTCTAGGCGATGGGCAAGTAGATTTTGGAACCATTTTCAGTAAACTGGCTCAATATGATTATGACAGCTGGGCTGTACTGGAATGGGAATGTGCCATTAAACATCCAGAACAAGGGGCTAAAGAAGGTGCTCCCTTTATAGAAAGCCATATTATCCGGGTTACAGAACGGGCTTTCGATGATTTTGCCGGAACCGGAACTGATGAAGCCTTCAACCGGAAGGTAATTGGAATTCAATAA